CCCACAGCGCGGCATCGTGGTCCTGGGCGCGTCTCAATCTCCCAACTCTAACACCCGCAGAGATCAAGAACTATTACGACTCCTGGGAAGTATGGCGCGCGTCGTTGCCGACCAGAGCTTAGGTTTTGGCGCGCTCCAACGTGACGCTACCGGCGAAGAGATTGTGGCCGCTATCTCTGCCGTTGCCGGTGGCCTGATTACCCTTGACCGCCGACTGGCGAGCGACCTGCTAGCGCCCCCCGAACGCGCGCAGCCACCGATGCCTGAGCGCCTGGCAGATGCCGAGGAGCCACTTACCGCGCGAGAATTAGAGGTGCTGCAACTGCTGGCAGAGGGATTGCCCAATAAACTGATTGCCGCGCAGTTGCACATCAGCGAACACACCGCAAAGTTTCACGTCTCCGCGATTATGCTGAAGCTCGGCGCGGCGAGCCGCACAGAAGCCGTGACTCTAGCTGCCCGGCGCGGCCTGCTGATTCTTTAAGAGAAACTGGGAAATTATCGGATTGGATTTCTCTTTTTTCTGATAGGCTCTAGGTTCCACCAACTATTGGGGGGACGCCACTTGTAGCGCCGCCATCTTGGCGGCTAACGCTGCGCCAGGGCGAACGTTCGCCCGCCAGGCCACCGGACCAGCAGGCCAGCGTTGAGCCGCCTGGAAGGGACGCGCGAGCGAGCGCAGCGAGCGAGAGTGCCGAGGCCCAGCCGAGGCAAGCGGCCCTCCCCGAAGGGGGGCGGCGCTACAAATAACGGGTCTCGCTTGCTAACACCTCATTTTTGGTGGAACCTAGGCTCCCACACGGTTGCATCCTCAAGGGAACATGATATTCTTGAGTAAAAAAGAAAGGGGATGTAATGGCTGAGCAAGAACCACTCTCAGCGCCCACAGATCGGGCGATGGAAATCGTGCTAGAGGTGAGCGATCTGGAGCGCGCCGCCTACTTTTATCGGGACGTGCTGGGTATGCCAGAAGTCACACGCTTCTCAGCAGAACGCCCTGCAATCTGGGTGAAAGCCGCGCCCGGAACCTACCTTGGCTTGTGGACCGCTCAGGCTGGCGGCCCGGGCGTCGGCATTCACGGCTCGCGGGGCGGCGCCCATGTCCACCTGGCTTTTCTCATCCCGCAGGACCAGCTTCAGGGCATCGAAAACCGTCTGCTCGCCGCTGGCTTCTCTCCTGACGGGCGAGTAGAGTTCCAACCAGAGCAGCATTCGCTTTTCGTCCACGACCCCGATGGCAACGTGATTGAATTTGCCGATTGGGCG
The sequence above is drawn from the Ktedonobacterales bacterium genome and encodes:
- a CDS encoding response regulator transcription factor: MPGDPDVGGILFPLRAAGANNYFSSAQRGDPAVRVYVVSTYPTVRAGLSALVRGQEGWTVIGEMAPDAILRASSAGLISDRENPPDVVLADLDGSEDSDAIDAWLGALRPQRGIVVLGASQSPNSNTRRDQELLRLLGSMARVVADQSLGFGALQRDATGEEIVAAISAVAGGLITLDRRLASDLLAPPERAQPPMPERLADAEEPLTARELEVLQLLAEGLPNKLIAAQLHISEHTAKFHVSAIMLKLGAASRTEAVTLAARRGLLIL
- a CDS encoding VOC family protein, whose translation is MAEQEPLSAPTDRAMEIVLEVSDLERAAYFYRDVLGMPEVTRFSAERPAIWVKAAPGTYLGLWTAQAGGPGVGIHGSRGGAHVHLAFLIPQDQLQGIENRLLAAGFSPDGRVEFQPEQHSLFVHDPDGNVIEFADWARSWEGLPVER